A region of Paramormyrops kingsleyae isolate MSU_618 chromosome 17, PKINGS_0.4, whole genome shotgun sequence DNA encodes the following proteins:
- the hmgb1b gene encoding high mobility group protein B1b, with product MGKDPNKPKGKMSSYAYFVQTCREEHKKKHPDASVNFSEFSKKCSERWKTMSAKEKGKFEDLAKQDKIRYDREMKNYIPPKGEKKKRAKDPNAPKRPPSAFFIFCADHRPKIKSESPGLSIGDVAKKLGEMWNSTCAEDKQPYEKKAAKLKEKYDKDMAAYRAKGKPDSGKKAPGMAMKAKKRDDDDDDDDEEDEEEDEDDDEDEDDE from the exons ATGGGTAAAGATCCGAATAAACCAAAAGGAAAGATGTCCTCCTATGCATACTTTGTGCAGACTTGTCGGGAGGAGCACAAGAAGAAGCACCCAGATGCCAGCGTCAACTTCTCTGAGTTCTCCAAGAAATGCTCTGAGCGATGGAAG aCAATGTCTGCTAAGGAAAAGGGTAAATTTGAAGACTTGGCTAAACAAGACAAGATCCGTTACGACAGAGAAATGAAGAACTATATCCCTCCAAAGGGTGAGAAGAAGAAGAGAGCAAAAGATCCCAATGCACCCAAGAGACCCCC ATCTGCGTTCTTCATATTTTGTGCCGACCATCGCCCAAAAATTAAAAGCGAGAGTCCTGGTCTGTCCATTGGGGATGTAGCGAAGAAACTGGGAGAGATGTGGAACAGCACCTGTGCCGAGGACAAACAGCCATATGAGAAGAAGGCAGCCAAACTGAAGGAGAAGTATGACAAG GATATGGCGGCCTACCGTGCTAAGGGCAAACCCGATTCTGGAAAGAAAGCCCCAGGTATGGCAATGAAAGCCAAGAAaagggatgatgatgatgacgatgacgatgaggaagatgaagaggaagatgaggacgacgatgaggatgaagatgatgaatAA